Within the Devosia lucknowensis genome, the region TTGCGCTGGGCCATCCGATCGGCGCCTCGGGCGCGCGCGTGCTCGTCACCCTGCTCCACGAATTGCAGCGGTCCTCGCTCAAGCGCGGATTGGCAACGCTCTGCATCGGCGGCGGCATGGGCATCGCCATGTGCGTCGAGGCAAACTGAAACTGTCCGCTAGCTCGCGGCGCCCAGCTTTTGCAGGGCGTCGCCATCGATCCGGACCTTGGTCCACTCGTCCTGCATGACCCCGCCCTGGCTCTTGTAGAAGCGGATGCTCGGCTCGTTCCAGTCGAGCACCCACCATTCGAAGCGGCCAAGATCCTCTTCCACGCAGCGGCGCGCCAGATGCACCAGCAGCGCCTTGCCGATGCCCTTGCCGCGCAGGGCCGGATCGACGAACAGGTCTTCCAGCCAGATGCCATGGCGCCCCTGGAACGTCGAATAGGTGTAGAACCAGAGGGCAAAGCCGACGGGCTGTCCGTCCCATTCGGCGATCTCGCAGAACACCTTGGGCGCCGCGCCGAAAAGGTCGCGGGCGATATCGGCCTCGGTGGCCTTGGCATCGTGCTCGAGTTTCTCGTATGCGGCGAGCCGGCGGATGAATTCGACGATTAGCGCGGCATCGGCCGGCGTCGCGGGGCGGATGTTGAGGGGATCGGACATAGATCGCGGCTATTGCGGCTCGTAGCGCTGAAGAATGAGGATTTCG harbors:
- a CDS encoding GNAT family N-acetyltransferase, yielding MSDPLNIRPATPADAALIVEFIRRLAAYEKLEHDAKATEADIARDLFGAAPKVFCEIAEWDGQPVGFALWFYTYSTFQGRHGIWLEDLFVDPALRGKGIGKALLVHLARRCVEEDLGRFEWWVLDWNEPSIRFYKSQGGVMQDEWTKVRIDGDALQKLGAAS